In the Carassius gibelio isolate Cgi1373 ecotype wild population from Czech Republic chromosome A2, carGib1.2-hapl.c, whole genome shotgun sequence genome, one interval contains:
- the LOC128026742 gene encoding transmembrane protein 275-like, with protein MVCSEQSSGTSAPKKETQTRKKRKSRPQGLPSPALCCACGLCIMLAGINITLVGAFAFSTLVPSSNPPIIIGPILLLVAFSFFGACCICSRLPPPQSSRRSKGGGGLGFMGRGGGGLSGGAAFEIETSEHTMQDTTAVQLSPTNSPCSSHASSPEREAPATAANATVPAPDYVPPRACKLFTMETNGPNSAAFSASTGSGGAVRLTLPSDCAAT; from the coding sequence GCACATCAGCGCCCAAAAAGGAAACGCAGACCCGCAAGAAGCGTAAATCCCGTCCTCAGGGTCTGCCTTCTCCAGCCCTCTGCTGCGCATGTGGATTGTGCATCATGCTGGCTGGCATCAACATCACTTTAGTGGGCGCCTTCGCCTTCAGCACGCTTGTGCCCTCTAGCAATCCCCCGATCATCATCGGGCCTATACTCCTGCTGGTGGCATTCTCCTTCTTCGGGGCTTGTTGCATCTGCAGTCGCTTGCCTCCGCCTCAGAGCTCTCGTCGGTCCAAAGGAGGTGGCGGATTGGGATTCATGGGTCGGGGCGGAGGGGGGTTGAGTGGAGGGGCGGCATTTGAGATTGAGACCAGTGAGCACACGATGCAGGACACCACAGCCGTGCAACTTAGCCCCACCAACTCGCCCTGCTCCTCCCACGCCTCAAGTCCTGAAAGAGAGGCTCCTGCTACTGCCGCCAACGCCACCGTTCCCGCCCCAGACTATGTCCCTCCACGAGCCTGCAAGCTCTTCACTATGGAAACCAATGGACCCAACTCAGCAGCCTTTTCTGCTTCTACAGGGAGTGGAGGGGCGGTCCGGCTCACTTTGCCCTCAGACTGTGCCGCCACTTAA